The Salvia splendens isolate huo1 chromosome 21, SspV2, whole genome shotgun sequence genome includes a window with the following:
- the LOC121785221 gene encoding uncharacterized protein LOC121785221: MSETNDTKEDNLEQTVSLKNSKSVTVAFKLNGKNYPLWSRLIKVKIGGRGAYSYIRNDPPEPGSKGFDEWEENDLVVFSWIVDNIENDIVADFAHHLTAKALWDSLAVTFENKADKYLIYDLEEKAINIKQGNLDLETYYRRIHGLWINIDRSQKQPISCCDKGISQFRTHSNEKRLIKFLTGLNQKYDSIRRDILKEEPTPSVEAAYGWVKTEAARRRIMPPASPTPTEEANGSNADSSFGGEIGHGFAAIGQNSVTQNQRPPNRGAPPRSSATSRSGNQRPDTSKLWCSHCGKQKHTWETCFKRLGYPEWWEERQKARAAQAKLAVGVNGDGAQRRNNAGNNVDSTGPGVGGRQEGHPTGGNVRGAGNFAGRMETTDKSAQGGNGFGFVPNPNDIMHLYHFLPHQNKEYQKQPHPLKFRPHQNKKNRKNPHPIKFRTPDSLKTQIGPQPVKKFHTYPNYISENQFAPLLEVSAAFHVHDISVKHSKGWIFDCGATDTMTPDKRDFIDFSEDTKSYIKTANGELINVEGSGTVEISPTLRLTNCLYVPTLSQRLMSISHVTKELNCTLLMHPDFCILQDTQTKRILGRGTEKRGLYYVDEIAHHGSAMLAHGSTQQETWLWHRRLGHPSPGYFKLLYPNLSISSNFSCETCVLAKSHRHSFKPSNTRVKSMFSLVHSDVWGPAPTVGGNGFIYFVIFVDDCTRMTWIYFLKHKSDVFDRFASFFKLVQTQFHTTCQTQVSVTYYSFNNKKTSPTDL, translated from the coding sequence ATGTCAGAAACAAACGACACAAAAGAAGATAATCTGGAGCAGACCGTGAGTCTGAAAAACAGCAAAAGCGTCACAGTCGCATTCAAATTGAATGGGAAAAATTACCCCCTTTGGTCAAGGCTGATCAAAGTGAAGATAGGAGGCCGAGGAGCCTATTCGTACATCCGGAACGACCCCCCAGAACCGGGAAGTAAGGGGTTCGACGAGTGGGAAGAAAATGATCTAGTGGTGTTCTCGTGGATCGTCGACAACATCGAGAACGATATCGTAGCAGATTTTGCCCACCACCTGACTGCGAAGGCGCTGTGGGACAGCCTTGCAGTGACATTCGAGAATAAGGCCGACAAGTACCTCATCTACGACCTGGAAGAGAAGGCAATAAACATCAAACAGGGAAACCTCGATCTAGAGACTTATTACCGGAGGATCCATGGATTATGGATCAACATCGACAGAAGCCAGAAGCAACCGATTAGTTGCTGTGACAAGGGAATTAGTCAGTTTCGAACACATTCGAATGAGAAACGACTAATTAAATTTCTGACCGGGTTGAATCAGAAGTACGATTCAATTCGAAGGGACATCTTGAAGGAGGAACCGACCCCATCAGTGGAGGCAGCCTACGGatgggtgaagacggaggcggctcgacgtcGAATCATGCCACCGGCATCGCCAACACCCACCGAAGAAGCCAACGGCAGCAATGCCGATTCGTCATTTGGGGGTGAAATCGGACACGGATTCGCAGCAATCGGACAAAACTCAGTGACCCAGAATCAACGACCACCGAACCGCGGCGCACCACCGCGCTCCTCCGCCACCAGCCGATCGGGAAATCAGCGCCCCGACACCTCAAAATTATGGTGTTCCCACTGTGGAAAACAGAAGCATACGTGggaaacatgcttcaaaagatTGGGGtacccggagtggtgggaagaaCGACAAAAGGCGAGGGCGGCTCAGGCGAAATTAGCCGTGGGAGTTAACGGCGATGGAGCTCAACGGCGCAATAACGCCGGGAACAATGTGGATTCGACTGGACCAGGGGTGGGGGGGCGTCAGGAAGGCCACCCGACCGGCGGCAACGTGAGAGGGGCTGGCAATTTCGCCGGGAGGATGGAGACGACGGACAAATCGGCGCAAGGAGGTAACGGGTTTGGCTTTGTGCCAAACCCTAATGATATTATGCATTTGTATCATTTTTTACCCCACCAGAATAAGGAATATCAAAAACAACCCCATCCTCTTAAATTTCGACCCCACCAGAATAagaaaaatcgaaaaaaccCCCATCCCATTAAATTTCGAACCCCTGACTCTCTGAAAACTCAAATTGGACCCCAACCTGTTAAGAAATTCCACACTTACCCCAATTATATATCTGAAAATCAATTTGCACCCCTACTAGAAGTTTCCGCTGCATTTCATGTACATGATATCTCTGTTAAACACTCGAAGGgctggatatttgattgtggggcgACTGATACCATGACCCCGGATAAACgtgattttattgattttagtGAAGACACGAAATCCTATATTAAAACTGCAAATGGGGAATTGATTAATGTTGAAGGATCTGGCACAGTTGAAATATCTCCTACACTTCGGCTTACGAATTGTTTATATGTTCCTACTTTATCTCAGAGActgatgtctattagtcatgtaACGAAGGAACTGAATTGCACACTTCTAATGCATCCCGACTTTTGTATTTTACAGGATACTCAGACGAagaggattcttgggcgtggcactgagaaacGGGGGCTCtattatgtggacgagatagctcaccATGGCAGtgcaatgctggctcacggatccacgcAACAGGaaacttggctctggcaccgaagactaggacacccctCTCCTGGTTACTTTAAATTGCTTTACCCGAACCTTTCCATTTCGTCTAATTTTTcgtgtgaaacttgtgttttggccaagagccatagACATTCTTTTAAACCTTCAAATACTCGGGTGAAATCCATGTTTTCtttagtacactctgatgtttggggtcctgcacctACTGTTGGTGGGAATGGTTTCATATACtttgtgatttttgttgatgattgcactagaatgacATGGATCTATTTTCTGAAACACAAGTCTGATGTTTTTGATAGATTTGCCTCGTTTTTTAAACTTGtccaaacacaatttcataCCACTTGCCAAACACAAGTCTCTGTaacatattattcattcaataatAAGAAAACTTCTCCCACCGATCTCTAA